A stretch of Streptomyces vietnamensis DNA encodes these proteins:
- a CDS encoding VOC family protein yields MSAIGTLATHHVGLNVTDLTRSLAFYGDVLGFEVLGEGAEKDSRYAFLGQDGRLVLTLWQQSEGTYDSGRPGLHHLAFEAESIEHVRAAEAALTARGASFAYEGVVAHREGAASGGIFFHDPDGTRLEISVPKGAEAAEAPSETAPTCGFF; encoded by the coding sequence ATGTCCGCGATCGGCACGCTCGCCACCCACCACGTCGGCCTCAACGTCACCGACCTGACCCGCTCGCTCGCCTTCTACGGCGACGTCCTCGGCTTCGAGGTCCTCGGCGAGGGAGCGGAGAAGGACAGCCGCTACGCCTTCCTCGGCCAGGACGGCCGCCTGGTCCTCACCCTCTGGCAGCAGTCCGAGGGCACCTACGACTCCGGCCGGCCCGGCCTCCACCACCTCGCCTTCGAGGCCGAGTCCATCGAGCACGTCCGCGCCGCCGAGGCCGCGCTGACCGCCCGCGGCGCCTCCTTCGCGTACGAGGGCGTCGTCGCCCACCGCGAGGGCGCGGCCTCGGGCGGCATCTTCTTCCACGACCCCGACGGCACCCGCCTGGAAATCTCGGTCCCGAAGGGCGCGGAGGCCGCCGAAGCCCCGTCGGAAACGGCCCCGACCTGCGGCTTCTTCTAA
- a CDS encoding CGNR zinc finger domain-containing protein: MTAIDPRPLTGEPVSLDLLNTRWNLEGVRQDLLTDVDGLAVWLAANGLEERFAADATTLRHTLAARDALAALVDRPGDPAATARVDAVLDRGRIRATLTAEGPGEEPEFADPAWGPGWTAARDYLDLLRTAPDRIRACAHEACILHFFDTSRNGTRRWCSMAACGNRAKASRHYARTKES, translated from the coding sequence ATGACCGCCATCGACCCCCGGCCGCTCACCGGCGAGCCCGTCTCCCTGGACCTGCTCAACACCCGCTGGAACCTGGAAGGCGTCCGCCAGGACCTGCTGACGGACGTCGACGGGCTCGCGGTCTGGCTCGCCGCCAACGGCCTGGAGGAGCGGTTCGCCGCCGACGCGACCACCCTGCGGCACACCCTCGCCGCCCGGGACGCGCTCGCCGCGCTCGTCGACCGCCCCGGCGACCCCGCCGCCACCGCGCGCGTGGACGCCGTCCTCGACCGCGGCCGCATCCGGGCCACGCTCACCGCCGAGGGCCCCGGCGAGGAGCCCGAGTTCGCGGATCCCGCCTGGGGCCCCGGCTGGACCGCCGCCCGCGACTACCTCGACCTGCTGCGCACCGCGCCCGACCGGATCCGGGCCTGTGCCCACGAGGCCTGCATCCTGCACTTCTTCGACACCTCGCGGAACGGCACCCGTCGCTGGTGCTCGATGGCGGCCTGCGGCAACCGCGCCAAGGCCTCCCGCCACTACGCCCGCACGAAGGAGAGTTGA
- a CDS encoding S8 family serine peptidase: protein MTTPETQSSIPGSAMHGPRRAARIAAAAGLVAALIATGAAPVLAAEDPAATPPVKSSDPADKLGAVDAQRLTEAEASGEKNVTVLVATVPGATEQVAAQLDAVAGASVGKQQDALGYVRATLPTAKAAAAIKAATQLSSVQSVDLQAEVAQDDPTPGADAVKGAVDGTTVTTTYPAPGKDTPAKNPYNPSYETGAVDFVKEHPKADGRGVTIGILDSGVDLAHPALQKTTTGERKIVDWVTATDPVTEGDNTWRVQAAPVAGPVFTAASQSWKAPEGSYQFSRFRESFTAGGDPKGDVNRDGDTTDVFGMLYDPAAGTVRVDTNQNSDFTDDAPMKPYKDGYQIGYFGTDDPATEVAERTPFVVEIRKDVATDAWGGSWVGGKYDFVNIGLVESAHGTHVAGITAGNSFFGGKMNGAAPGAKIVSARACTWSGGCTNTALTEGMTDLVVNRGVDIVNMSIGGLPQQNDGDNVRSRLYTRLIDQYGVQLVISAGNEGPGINTIGDPGLADKVLSVGAAVSQSTWAANYGSAVEKKYAMFPFSSRGPREDGGFTPTITAPGSAVSSTPTWQPGAGVAEAGYTLPAGYGMFNGTSMSSPQAAGASALLISAAKQKGIALSPLTLRTALTSTAKRIPGVAAHEQGAGLIDIDEAWESIKDGATAHDYKVQAPVDTVIFPAPHTGTGVYDREGGLKVGQKKVYDVTITRTSGPDRPIEHELDLKYNDGTFRILGDDEISLPLNKPVTVKLQARPTSAGVHSVILEADDERTEGVDKQILATTVVADDLVAPGYGFSASGSVQRNSSKSYFVTVPKGAKTLEVALGGLKEKSQTRFISIHPFGVGMESSGSTTCYPHYNPANTCRPDLRSYANPTPGVWEIEVEARRTSPDLDNPYTLNVTALGADFDPAVQTVAEAKIGTPAAVQWQVSNRFAGITGTLKGGSLGSQKTETPTIQNHEKQTRTVTIGEGVERLDIGIGNTSDRAADLDLTVTLNGATVAQSADGDSEESVSLLNPAAGTYTVTIDGYSVQAAGGTTYDYKDVYYSSALGSVKVDASKPVVLANGATAPVSAEVVVAGAAPEGRQFFGEVQLLNARGTVAGTGSVLIGAVTP, encoded by the coding sequence ATGACCACCCCCGAAACCCAGAGCTCCATACCCGGAAGCGCGATGCACGGGCCCAGACGCGCGGCGCGCATCGCGGCCGCCGCGGGACTCGTCGCGGCACTCATCGCGACCGGTGCCGCGCCCGTGCTCGCCGCCGAGGACCCGGCGGCCACTCCCCCGGTCAAGTCCTCGGACCCGGCGGACAAGCTCGGCGCCGTCGACGCGCAGCGGCTCACCGAGGCCGAGGCGAGCGGCGAGAAGAACGTCACCGTCCTCGTCGCCACCGTCCCCGGCGCCACCGAGCAGGTCGCGGCCCAGCTCGACGCCGTCGCCGGCGCCTCGGTCGGCAAGCAGCAGGACGCGCTCGGCTACGTCCGCGCCACCCTGCCGACCGCCAAGGCCGCCGCCGCCATCAAGGCCGCCACGCAGCTCTCCTCCGTCCAGTCCGTCGACCTCCAGGCGGAGGTCGCGCAGGACGACCCGACGCCCGGCGCGGACGCCGTGAAGGGTGCCGTCGACGGCACCACCGTCACGACGACGTACCCGGCCCCGGGCAAGGACACCCCGGCGAAGAACCCGTACAACCCCTCGTACGAGACGGGCGCGGTCGACTTCGTCAAGGAGCACCCGAAGGCCGACGGCCGCGGCGTGACCATCGGCATCCTGGACTCGGGCGTCGACCTGGCCCACCCGGCCCTGCAGAAGACCACCACCGGCGAGCGCAAGATCGTCGACTGGGTCACCGCCACCGACCCGGTCACCGAGGGCGACAACACCTGGCGCGTCCAGGCCGCCCCGGTCGCCGGCCCGGTCTTCACCGCCGCCTCGCAGAGCTGGAAGGCCCCGGAGGGCTCGTACCAGTTCAGCCGCTTCCGGGAGAGCTTCACCGCAGGCGGCGACCCGAAGGGCGACGTCAACCGGGACGGCGACACCACCGACGTCTTCGGCATGCTGTACGACCCGGCCGCCGGAACCGTCCGCGTGGACACGAACCAGAACAGCGACTTCACGGACGACGCGCCGATGAAGCCGTACAAGGACGGGTACCAGATCGGCTACTTCGGTACCGACGACCCGGCCACCGAGGTCGCCGAGCGCACCCCGTTCGTCGTCGAGATCCGCAAGGACGTCGCGACGGACGCGTGGGGCGGCTCCTGGGTCGGCGGCAAGTACGACTTCGTCAACATCGGTCTCGTCGAGTCCGCGCACGGCACCCACGTCGCCGGCATCACCGCGGGCAACAGCTTCTTCGGCGGGAAGATGAACGGCGCCGCCCCCGGCGCGAAGATCGTCTCCGCGCGCGCGTGCACCTGGTCCGGCGGCTGCACCAACACCGCCCTGACCGAGGGCATGACGGACCTCGTCGTCAACCGCGGCGTCGACATCGTCAACATGTCGATCGGCGGCCTGCCGCAGCAGAACGACGGCGACAACGTCCGCTCGCGCCTCTACACCCGCCTGATCGACCAGTACGGCGTCCAGCTGGTCATCTCGGCCGGCAACGAGGGCCCCGGCATCAACACGATCGGCGACCCCGGTCTGGCCGACAAGGTCCTCTCGGTCGGCGCGGCCGTCTCCCAGTCGACCTGGGCGGCCAACTACGGCTCGGCCGTCGAGAAGAAGTACGCCATGTTCCCCTTCTCCTCGCGCGGCCCGCGTGAGGACGGCGGCTTCACCCCGACCATCACCGCCCCCGGCTCGGCCGTCAGCTCCACCCCGACCTGGCAGCCGGGCGCCGGCGTCGCCGAGGCCGGCTACACCCTGCCCGCCGGCTACGGCATGTTCAACGGCACCTCGATGTCCTCGCCGCAGGCGGCGGGCGCGAGCGCGCTGCTGATCTCGGCCGCGAAGCAGAAGGGCATCGCGCTCTCCCCGCTCACCCTGCGGACCGCGCTGACCTCGACCGCGAAGCGCATCCCCGGTGTCGCCGCGCACGAGCAGGGCGCCGGCCTCATCGACATCGACGAGGCCTGGGAGTCGATCAAGGACGGTGCCACCGCCCACGACTACAAGGTCCAGGCCCCGGTCGACACCGTGATCTTCCCGGCCCCGCACACCGGCACCGGTGTGTACGACCGCGAGGGCGGCCTCAAGGTCGGCCAGAAGAAGGTCTACGACGTCACCATCACGCGCACGAGCGGCCCGGACCGGCCGATCGAGCACGAGCTGGACCTCAAGTACAACGACGGCACCTTCCGCATCCTCGGCGACGACGAGATCTCCCTGCCGCTGAACAAGCCGGTCACCGTCAAGCTCCAGGCCCGTCCCACCAGCGCCGGCGTGCACAGCGTCATCCTGGAGGCCGACGACGAGCGCACCGAGGGCGTCGACAAGCAGATCCTCGCCACCACGGTCGTCGCGGACGACCTGGTCGCCCCGGGCTACGGCTTCTCCGCCTCCGGCTCGGTGCAGCGCAACAGCAGCAAGTCCTACTTCGTCACCGTGCCGAAGGGCGCCAAGACGCTGGAGGTCGCGCTCGGCGGTCTGAAGGAGAAGAGCCAGACCCGGTTCATCTCCATCCACCCGTTCGGCGTCGGCATGGAGTCGAGCGGCTCGACGACGTGCTACCCGCACTACAACCCCGCCAACACCTGCCGCCCGGACCTGCGGTCCTACGCGAACCCGACGCCCGGCGTCTGGGAGATCGAGGTCGAGGCCCGCCGCACGTCGCCGGACCTGGACAACCCGTACACCCTGAACGTCACCGCCCTCGGCGCCGACTTCGACCCGGCCGTCCAGACGGTCGCCGAGGCGAAGATCGGCACCCCGGCCGCCGTCCAGTGGCAGGTCTCCAACCGCTTCGCGGGCATCACGGGCACCCTCAAGGGCGGTTCCCTCGGCTCGCAGAAGACCGAGACGCCGACCATCCAGAACCACGAGAAGCAGACCCGGACCGTCACCATCGGCGAGGGCGTGGAGCGGCTCGACATCGGGATCGGCAACACCTCCGACCGGGCCGCCGACCTCGACCTCACGGTCACGCTGAACGGCGCGACCGTGGCCCAGTCGGCGGACGGCGACTCGGAGGAGTCCGTCTCCCTGCTCAACCCGGCCGCGGGCACGTACACCGTCACCATCGACGGCTACTCGGTCCAGGCCGCGGGCGGCACCACGTACGACTACAAGGACGTGTACTACTCGTCCGCGCTCGGCTCCGTGAAGGTCGACGCCTCGAAGCCGGTCGTCCTGGCCAACGGCGCGACCGCCCCGGTCTCGGCCGAGGTCGTCGTCGCCGGCGCGGCCCCCGAGGGACGCCAGTTCTTCGGCGAGGTCCAGCTGCTCAACGCACGCGGCACCGTCGCGGGCACCGGCAGCGTCCTGATCGGCGCGGTCACCCCGTAA
- a CDS encoding aspartate-semialdehyde dehydrogenase — MKVGIVGATGQVGTVMRKILAERNFPVDELRLFASARSAGKVVDGVTIEDASTADYTGLDIVLFSAGGATSKALAEKVASQGAVVIDNSSAWRRDPEVPLVVSEVNPHAVKDRPKGIIANPNCTTMAAMPVLKPLHQEAGLTALIATTYQAVSGSGVAGVAELRTQACAVAEQADQLAFDGEAVAFPEPNVYRRPIAFNVVPLAGNLVDDGTHETDEEQKLRNESRKILEIPELKVSGTCVRVPVFSGHSLQVNARFERPISVERAYELLKDAEGVELSEIPTPLQAAGKDASYVGRIRVDETVENGLALFLSNDNLRKGAALNAVQIAELVAAELKG; from the coding sequence GTGAAGGTCGGAATCGTCGGAGCCACCGGTCAGGTCGGCACAGTCATGCGCAAGATCCTGGCCGAGCGGAACTTCCCGGTCGACGAGCTGCGGCTCTTCGCCTCCGCCCGCTCCGCGGGCAAGGTCGTCGACGGCGTGACCATCGAGGACGCCTCCACCGCCGACTACACCGGCCTCGACATCGTGCTGTTCTCCGCCGGTGGCGCCACCTCCAAGGCCCTCGCCGAGAAGGTCGCCTCCCAGGGCGCCGTCGTGATCGACAACTCCTCCGCCTGGCGCCGCGACCCCGAGGTCCCGCTCGTGGTCTCCGAGGTCAACCCGCACGCGGTCAAGGACCGCCCCAAGGGCATCATCGCCAACCCGAACTGCACCACGATGGCCGCCATGCCGGTCCTCAAGCCGCTCCACCAGGAGGCCGGCCTCACCGCGCTGATCGCCACCACCTACCAGGCCGTCTCCGGCTCGGGCGTGGCCGGTGTCGCCGAGCTGCGCACGCAGGCGTGTGCCGTGGCCGAGCAGGCCGACCAGCTGGCCTTCGATGGCGAGGCCGTCGCCTTCCCGGAGCCGAACGTCTACCGGCGTCCCATCGCCTTCAACGTCGTCCCGCTCGCCGGCAACCTGGTCGACGACGGCACGCACGAGACCGACGAGGAGCAGAAGCTCCGCAACGAGTCCCGCAAGATCCTGGAGATCCCCGAGCTCAAGGTCTCCGGCACCTGCGTCCGCGTCCCGGTCTTCTCCGGCCACTCGCTCCAGGTCAACGCCCGCTTCGAGCGTCCGATCAGCGTCGAGCGCGCCTACGAGCTCCTCAAGGACGCCGAGGGCGTCGAGCTCTCCGAGATCCCGACCCCGCTCCAGGCGGCCGGCAAGGACGCCTCGTACGTGGGCCGCATCCGCGTGGACGAGACCGTCGAGAACGGCCTCGCGCTGTTCCTCTCCAACGACAACCTGCGCAAGGGCGCGGCGCTGAACGCCGTGCAGATCGCGGAGCTCGTCGCGGCCGAGCTCAAGGGCTAG
- a CDS encoding TerD family protein, with protein sequence MTQIPKGADVAVPPQDLHVAVSWRTGHGVPDVDVSALLLGPGERVRGDADLVFYNHAEHPSGAVRHLGKSAPGAPGSPAADWLWLDLARVEPDVGRLVIAASADGGAFGQVPGLDVRVADGSGNPVAYCAIGDATTETAFVLGEFHRRDGGWRFRAVGQGYASGLAGLATDFGIVVESPPPPIPGPGYVPPPPPPAPAAPPVPVADPYGGEFRPSVYQGRGKETVHCDPGLPAGHWVLLEIESYHSMSTTIESCDAYGRAEDFLLTAYEDDVRARTVALVPRARPLTLRVEADTPWTLRVLPLSHARRFDSHVEGLAHDLVVYEGPAGVLDFAHHGESHFTVHQHTPPLDPLYDDEEQDLLVNEIGEVRVSAPVAGSGLLRISGDGPWKCSVRR encoded by the coding sequence ATGACCCAGATACCCAAGGGGGCCGATGTCGCGGTGCCCCCGCAGGACCTTCATGTCGCGGTCAGCTGGCGCACCGGGCACGGGGTGCCCGACGTGGACGTCTCCGCGCTGCTCCTCGGGCCCGGGGAGCGGGTGCGGGGCGATGCCGATCTGGTCTTCTACAACCACGCCGAGCATCCCTCGGGGGCCGTCCGGCACCTGGGGAAGTCGGCCCCGGGCGCGCCCGGCAGCCCGGCCGCGGACTGGCTGTGGCTGGACCTCGCGCGCGTGGAGCCCGATGTGGGGCGTCTGGTGATCGCCGCCTCCGCCGACGGGGGCGCCTTCGGGCAGGTGCCGGGGCTCGACGTGCGGGTCGCGGACGGGTCCGGGAACCCGGTGGCGTACTGCGCGATCGGGGACGCGACGACGGAGACGGCCTTCGTCCTCGGGGAGTTCCACCGGCGGGACGGCGGCTGGCGGTTCCGGGCGGTGGGTCAGGGGTACGCCTCGGGGCTCGCCGGGCTCGCGACGGACTTCGGCATCGTGGTGGAGTCCCCGCCGCCGCCGATCCCGGGCCCCGGTTACGTGCCCCCGCCGCCGCCCCCGGCGCCCGCCGCGCCGCCCGTGCCGGTGGCCGATCCGTACGGCGGGGAGTTCCGGCCCTCCGTGTACCAGGGGCGCGGCAAGGAGACCGTGCACTGCGACCCGGGGCTTCCGGCGGGGCACTGGGTGCTCCTGGAGATCGAGTCGTACCACTCGATGTCCACCACGATCGAGTCCTGCGACGCGTACGGGCGGGCCGAGGACTTCCTGCTCACGGCGTACGAGGACGACGTACGCGCGCGTACCGTCGCCCTCGTCCCGCGCGCCCGCCCGCTGACCCTGCGGGTGGAGGCCGACACCCCCTGGACGCTGCGGGTGCTGCCGCTGTCCCACGCGCGCCGTTTCGACAGCCACGTCGAGGGCCTCGCGCACGATCTGGTGGTCTACGAGGGGCCGGCCGGGGTGCTGGACTTCGCGCACCACGGGGAGTCCCACTTCACCGTCCACCAGCACACCCCTCCCCTCGATCCGCTCTACGACGACGAGGAGCAGGACCTGCTGGTCAACGAGATCGGCGAGGTCCGGGTGAGCGCCCCGGTGGCGGGCTCCGGGCTGCTGCGGATCAGCGGTGACGGGCCGTGGAAATGTTCCGTGCGCCGCTGA